The Clostridia bacterium genome contains a region encoding:
- a CDS encoding anti-sigma regulatory factor, translated as MPADDFDIVVRIVREEDIAVARQMAKQLAQEFGFSLADVTKIATAVSELARNIYRYAETGKIMIRQRLEENGGPAIQVVAVDRGPGIEDVDLVLTKGYTTYERSLGIGLSGIRRLMDSFEIVSEVGTGTAVVVEKRRRKF; from the coding sequence ATGCCGGCGGACGACTTTGACATAGTGGTGCGCATTGTACGGGAAGAAGACATAGCCGTAGCCAGGCAGATGGCCAAGCAACTTGCCCAAGAGTTTGGTTTTTCTCTTGCTGATGTAACCAAAATAGCTACTGCGGTTTCCGAACTTGCTCGCAATATCTATCGCTATGCGGAAACTGGCAAAATAATGATCCGCCAACGACTTGAGGAAAACGGCGGGCCTGCCATACAGGTGGTTGCGGTCGATCGCGGTCCGGGCATTGAGGACGTAGATCTCGTTCTGACGAAAGGTTACACAACGTATGAGCGCAGCCTGGGCATAGGGTTATCGGGAATAAGGCGCCTCATGGATTCTTTTGAGATTGTGTCCGAAGTCGGCACGGGCACTGCAGTGGTGGTGGAAAAGAGGAGACGCAAGTTTTGA
- a CDS encoding STAS domain-containing protein, with protein MATFKEKVVPTIRIADCLLVPIQIDLDDKTVEKLQAQLLAEIQEQRVRAVILDVRMVEVMDSYISYTLSETAAMAHLMGCRTVICGIRPHVALTLAQMGIELQGFLVARDLEHALALV; from the coding sequence ATGGCGACATTTAAGGAGAAAGTGGTGCCAACCATAAGGATTGCAGATTGCTTGTTGGTGCCCATACAGATAGACCTCGACGATAAGACTGTGGAAAAGCTGCAAGCACAGCTATTGGCGGAAATTCAGGAACAACGTGTACGGGCGGTCATTCTGGACGTGCGGATGGTAGAAGTGATGGACAGCTACATATCCTATACTCTTTCGGAGACAGCTGCCATGGCCCACCTGATGGGGTGCCGCACGGTGATTTGCGGTATTCGGCCTCACGTGGCTCTAACCCTGGCACAAATGGGGATAGAACTGCAAGGCTTTTTGGTTGCCCGCGACCTCGAGCACGCTTTAGCTCTGGTATAG
- a CDS encoding STAS domain-containing protein, producing the protein MLAEQLGASEQEGKLWRKLLLATVSDATGSNLRETLREPLLGLLQELGEAGLGAKLKLVIERVPAFPTAELLPLVLELCGELSHDREQAVRELENMLSELATPIIRIWTEVLLVPLIGSLDTDRAQAMAERLLERASSTRAKVVIVDVTGVPTIDTAAGGFLIEMFSAVKLLGTEVILTGLKPEIAHTLVKLGIDFRMVVIARDLEDALRQAIVMLEEEKRQRRQIAWVGGSNFPGEGGGHGDI; encoded by the coding sequence ATGCTTGCCGAGCAGCTGGGTGCCAGTGAGCAGGAAGGAAAGCTCTGGCGCAAACTCTTGTTAGCAACTGTTTCGGACGCTACCGGAAGTAATTTGCGCGAAACGCTGCGGGAACCCCTGCTTGGGCTGCTTCAAGAACTAGGAGAAGCGGGGCTGGGGGCGAAACTGAAGCTTGTTATCGAGCGTGTACCAGCTTTTCCAACAGCTGAACTTTTGCCGCTGGTTCTGGAACTCTGTGGTGAACTAAGCCACGACAGGGAGCAGGCTGTTCGCGAGCTTGAGAACATGCTTTCGGAGTTGGCAACGCCGATCATCCGCATTTGGACCGAGGTACTGCTGGTGCCGCTGATTGGTAGTCTGGACACTGACCGGGCGCAGGCCATGGCAGAAAGGCTCTTGGAGCGCGCCAGTAGCACGCGGGCCAAAGTGGTAATTGTGGACGTCACCGGGGTGCCCACGATTGACACCGCAGCGGGAGGTTTTCTTATTGAAATGTTTAGCGCGGTGAAGTTGCTGGGAACGGAGGTTATCTTAACCGGCCTTAAACCCGAAATCGCCCACACCCTGGTCAAGTTAGGTATCGATTTCCGTATGGTGGTGATAGCGCGTGACCTTGAAGATGCTCTTCGCCAAGCTATAGTTATGCTCGAGGAGGAGAAGAGACAACGAAGGCAAATCGCATGGGTGGGTGGCAGTAACTTCCCGGGCGAAGGTGGAGGACATGGCGACATTTAA